CCTTCTAACCACCGAGCGCACGCCGCAAATATTAAGCCCAACACGCCCTACCGTGAGCTAAAGGTTGCTAAAGAAAGCTGCGAGAGCTATATCCGGTTCAAAGCGAGATTGAAGGAATTCTCGCCTGAAGGTTCCCTCGAGGAGCTCCTACCTGTAGCTACTGTGCCGGCCTATATTTTCTGGATTTCTTTTCATTCGTTGGATTTCAATTGTGTTCGTTGTGGTTGTTTACTGAGTTGGTTTCCTGgtattttttgttttttcgtttcttTGTGTTTCTTTATACATTTTTTTCAACGTTTTCTTCATTTCTTTCACAGTTCTtatcggttttctttgttttttcatggTTTTCATATTTTATTTGTTTTAGTTTACTTTTTGGCGGTTTTCTCTGTTTTTACTCAGTTTTCACTGGTTTTTTCTTCCTTTCATTAGttctttttgtttctttatcggttttattgtttctttctttccttttcgtTAATTGGGTTTTCTCGGTTGTACAGATTCATGACTAAAATTTTCTATATACATGTTTCACATTTTGAAATACATGACTAACATTTTTTGAGTTACATGTACATTTTGTACATtgtatatttttttttgaaaatttccaTGTGTATGTTTTTTAAATGTGTGAATAGTTTTAAATGGCACAAACATCTTTTGAAAGCTATCAACATTTTTCAACTTATGCTAACAAAACATTTACACTGTGTTCATATTCTCTGGATTCGGATTTTTTACCTAAAttaagttttggaatatattaattTAAAATATATTAGAAAAAgtagacaaaaaaataaaagaatgaaGAAACGTAAAAAACAGGAACTAACCTGAAAGGTTTTTTTATAACATATACATAGTACAATTAGTACAAACACACGTGGAGACTGCTAGACAAATTGGACGAAGACATATGTCCCAAAAATTATGCAGCAAGGatcccaagaaaataaaatttacAAAAGGTTTCCAAGAGATCTCTGCACACATCGAAACCCACAGCGGCCTCCACATTCCAGTGTCACCAAATCGCTCACTAGAAGAGAAACATAGCCTCCAACATCTCAAGATCCAGAGCAGCATCATCGCCAAAATGgctttcaaaatcgatgaacagaCTCGCTGCATGCAGCAAGGCACTTGTCGATGTGGCATTGTCGGTTGGGGAATATCCCATGCTGGCCTAGACCGGGATCCATCGATTCCCACCGATGAAGTCGGGGAAGAACGTTGGAACCGCCGTCGTTGGACCACAAAACCCGTTTCTGGATCATCATGTTGTCCTGACCAATTGCACCACTGCGAGAGACGGAAGCGACTAACAAGACAATGAACAATAGATCTCACCGTCTGAAAATAACCGGCAAAGGCTACTGGCTTCTCGATGTCGTCATAAAGATCGTCGTCATGGAGAGGAATAAGGCGAAGCAGATTTATTCGACGCAGCCCCGTTGTCCTCGCTCCAGCGCCACCAAAAGAAACATAGAACCTATCTACAGAACACCATGGAAGAGGAACGGGATCCTCCCCCTCCATCTGCCGCCGGAGCAGCGGACAGAGGGGGCGGAGGCCGTGGCTTCACCGGCGTTCTGCAAGGAAACCGTCGTCGCGCAGAGCCCTTTTCTCTCTCGGGCGGTTGGGAGGAACCGTTAAGTACTCACCTGAAAGTTGGGCCTGCACATTACTTCGCGGCTGCGAGGGCGCTCCTTCAGCGAGACCCTTCTTCGGTCTCGGTACAAGCGAGGCGTAGGCGCTCCGGACCCCCTCTCAATCGTTGTTCGCTCCATCCCGTACCACCGCCGGAGTCGCCGAGATGACCGGCCTCCATGACGAGCGCGCCACCAGCGAACCCCGGAGATCCAAGCGGTCCAGGCCGGAGGCGAAGGCGGCGGAGCCTCCGGCACGCCGGGCCAGGCGCGCCGAGGGCCACGTTCCTCTGCGCAAGCGCGAGTCTCCGAGGTTTGCGCGACCACCCCGCCCCCTGGACTCGGACGCGGAGGGTGCGGTcgcgtcgcctcctcctcctcctcctccagcacgCCGCGCCGAGACCCCGGCTCCTCCGCCCAAGCGTCGAGCTGCGAGGGTTGCGCGACCATCTTCGCACCATAGGGATTCGGAGGATGTGACCATGGCTCCTCCTCCCGCGCGCCGCGTGAAGGCCCCGGCTCCTCCGCCCAAGACTGAGTGGCATCGCATCTCGTACAGACTCCGCAACCGCGTCGTCCAGGATACCAGCAACCTCAAGCCCGCCCCCAGTCGTTACGACAACCGGTATCTCATTCTCTCCACACCCTCTCCCTACTGTGCTGCATGCTTGGATTGATTGAATTTGTTTGATGGATGGATATACTCAACTGAATCCATTCCATTCTCCGTGATTTTGCTATCCTATTATACTGTATATGCTCACCACATGACCCAAGCTTCAGACCCTTCCCTTGAACTTTGTTGAATAGACCAACATTAGCATTTAGTAGTAGTAAACTAGTAATTGGTATTGATTGGATTGATATAGTTTCAACTATGTAATCAAGAACTAGAAATATGATCTGTATATATGCTGGTGATAGATTCTGtcttttatctatctatctatctatctatctgtaTGTATGCATTCTTGAACAGTTGTTTTTGTTGTTTCTGCATACCCTGCAACAATTCCACATTTGTGGGAGTAAAATCTGCTTGGTGCCTAGGATATTTATTAAGCAACATTCAATCCTGTAATACCTTCCTTTATCTCTGATCTGTTATCTCGCCATCAAGTCCCTGCATTACCATACTTTTCTTATCATGTCTTCATCCTTGAGGGTCATTGGTTAATGGTTATGAGTATGACACAGTTTAATGTGCTCCTTGCCTGCTATTTATTTTTCCATCAACAAGGTATAGTATCTAGGTCCAAAACTGTCTGTCGTTGCAAGTTATCACCTGCCACTCAGTTCTCCATTGAGAAGTATGAGTTGTAACCTCTCACTAGTGATAGCATCGAGTTCCAAAATCGTTTGCCGATGTAAGTTATCGCCTTTTCACTTTCTGTTTGTTATAATAAAGGTTTAGTTCTTCTGTTTTATTTGATAATACCATTCAGTGTTAACTCGTAagtacatactccctccatcccaacattcatgtcttagatttgtctaaatacgaatgtatctatttagagcatctccaacagccgcgccaaactagcgccgcgccgcaaaagtgggcgttttagcgcgcgcgcaaccggTATAgctgctccagcgggcgcgcaaaaactgTGCGCGCGCCATATGCAGTTCAGCGTGCTGGCCGAAACGCAAtcgcgcgccgcttatttgctgcgcccgctcctGGGCGCTGGACTCTCGTGCGCTTGCTCTCCCACTTCCACCcccatccggccgcgccgccgccgccgcccgcgccccccggcgaccgttccggcgcttccccCGCCTATCCCTGGGCCGCCGCGCTTccgccctgttggggaacgtagcagaaattcaaaattttcctacgtgtcaccaagatctatctatggagagaccagcaacgagtagaaagagagtgcatctacatacccttgtagatcgctaagcggaagcgttcaagtgaacagggttgatggagtcgtactcgtcgtgattcaaatcaccgatgatcctagtgccgaacggacggcacctccgcgttcaacacacgtacagcccggtgacgtctcccacgccttgatccagcaaggagagagggagaggttgaggaagactccatccaacagcagcacaacggcgtggtggtggtggaggagcgtggcaatccagcagggcttcgccaagcaccatgggagaggaggagtagggagagaggtagggctgtgccagaacttcgtgtatagctcccatgcgcctccccactatatataggggtggaggggctggtttcttgccctccaagtccattggggcgttggccaaggtgggaggaaagaaatctcattatttccttccccaccgattgttatcccccctttttagggatcttgatcttatcccttcgggatatgatcttattccttctaaggggggatcttggtgcgccttgaccaggggtgtggggccttgcccccactacccacgtccatgtgggtccccccatgcaggtgggccccactccggaaccttctagaaccttcccagtacaataccgaaaaatcccgaacattttccggtggccaaaataggacttcccatatataaatctttacctccggac
Above is a window of Triticum aestivum cultivar Chinese Spring chromosome 6B, IWGSC CS RefSeq v2.1, whole genome shotgun sequence DNA encoding:
- the LOC123134952 gene encoding helicase swr-1-like encodes the protein MTGLHDERATSEPRRSKRSRPEAKAAEPPARRARRAEGHVPLRKRESPRFARPPRPLDSDAEGAVASPPPPPPPARRAETPAPPPKRRAARVARPSSHHRDSEDVTMAPPPARRVKAPAPPPKTEWHRISYRLRNRVVQDTSNLKPAPSRYDNRIEIKHDLTWQTPTCARVALEHYNNMNQEDEHEMVKAVSSHVFVFNGIWFHANFLAKRKGATTCVDLVPKYFFAELDIVGTKKLSCVSCVKLDPGDPKNIGGCSLCYENIIHPAGGGYHGAQPRSVRHAPGGLQISFKF